Proteins from a genomic interval of Arachis hypogaea cultivar Tifrunner chromosome 10, arahy.Tifrunner.gnm2.J5K5, whole genome shotgun sequence:
- the LOC112715280 gene encoding uncharacterized protein, with protein MKPAQWVSEHKLTTIGALWATGVGASLMAYARTKSRMKPSLRLIHARLNAQALTLAVLSGAAAYHYYANINNDQNRSVDEDIRIRPSSSPNVKEFVEWDLHSPF; from the exons ATGAAGCCAGCTCAGTGGGTTTCAGAGCATAAGCTCACTACCATTG GGGCACTGTGGGCGACAGGTGTTGGAGCATCACTGATGGCATATGCACGCACAAAGTCTCGTATGAAACCAAGCCTCAGGCTTATCCATGCTAG GTTGAATGCACAGGCTTTGACTCTAGCAGTTCTATCAGGTGCAGCTGCATATCACTACTATGCTAATATTAATAACGATCAGAATCGTTCTGTTGATGAGGATATTCGAATTAGACCATCTTCTTCACCCAATGTTAAAGAGTTCGTTGAATGGGACCTACATTCTCCtttctaa
- the LOC112715281 gene encoding BTB/POZ domain-containing protein At3g56230, with amino-acid sequence MDCCVCTSMPLILRPPRNSICGACYEGARTIINMINNLETEKTKQNTNPNNNNNGSLASRRNSSKTLDDCIRWWSEQIEILNQQKEDLGFLRGIVTAFKEQIHTDILVSPGGHGLPIPAHKSVLATRSEIFKNMLECDECKAAPNNQTITIPDLNHEELSSLLEFLYSGTLPEETIAKDVYALSRAADKYAIPHLLRHCERYLLSSLDTSNALQTLEIADVCSSHNLKETTLVFLVKNIEHVVSSPRFEAFVHRNPHLTVQLVSRAFANGSK; translated from the exons ATGGATTGTTGTGTGTGCACAAGCATGCCGTTGATATTAAGGCCACCGAGGAACTCAATATGTGGGGCTTGTTATGAAGGAGCAAGGACCATAATCAACATGATCAACAATCTCGAAActgagaaaacaaaacaaaacactaatcccaataacaataataatggctCTCTGGCTTCAAGGCGAAATTCCAGTAAG ACATTGGATGATTGTATTAGATGGTGGTCAGAGCAGATAgagattttgaatcaacaaaagGAGGATTTGGGTTTTCTTAGAGGCATTGTTACAGCCTTCAAAGAACAAATTCACACCGATATACTTGTTAGCCCAGGTGGCCATGGTCTTCCAATACCTGCACATAAGTCTGTATTG GCAACAAGATCAGAAATCTTTAAGAACATGCTTGAGTGTGATGAATGCAAAGCAGCACCCAATAACCAAACCATAACCATACCAGACCTGAACCATGAAGAGCTATCATCTCTACTAGAGTTCCTCTACAGCGGCACACTACCTGAAGAAACAATCGCAAAGGATGTCTACGCCTTATCGCGCGCCGCCGATAAGTACGCCATCCCACATTTGTTAAGGCACTGCGAGAGGTATTTGCTGAGTTCACTCGACACTTCCAATGCACTCCAGACGCTTGAGATCGCCGACGTGTGTTCCAGTCACAATTTGAAGGAGACAACGTTGGTTTTCTTAGTTAAGAACATTGAGCATGTTGTGTCATCGCCTAGGTTTGAAGCTTTTGTCCATAGGAATCCACACTTAACCGTGCAATTGGTTTCAAGGGCTTTTGCAAATGGTTCCAAATAA